A section of the Pseudomonas fluorescens genome encodes:
- the ffh gene encoding signal recognition particle protein — MFENLTDRLSQTLRHVTGKAKLTEDNIKDTLREVRMALLEADVALPVVKDFVNSVKERAVGTEVSRSLTPGQAFVKVVQAELESLMGAANEDLNLSAVPPAVVLMAGLQGAGKTTTAGKLARFLKERKKKSVMVVSADVYRPAAIKQLEMLAGEIGVTFFPSDLSQKPVDIANAAIKEARLKFIDVVIVDTAGRLHIDEEMMGEIKALHAAINPVETLFVVDAMTGQDAANTAKAFGDALPLTGVILTKVDGDARGGAALSVRAITGKPIKFIGMGEKTEALEPFHPERIASRILGMGDVLSLIEQAEQTLDKDKADKLAKKLKKGKGFDLEDFRDQLQQMKNMGGLGGLMDKLPNIGGVNLAQMGNAQGAAEKQFKQMEAIINSMTPAERRDPELISGSRKRRIAMGSGTQVQDIGRLIKQHKQMQKMMKKFSAKGGMAKMMRGMGGMMPGRGMPKM; from the coding sequence ATGTTTGAAAATCTGACTGACCGTCTCTCGCAGACGCTGCGCCATGTCACCGGCAAGGCCAAGCTGACCGAGGACAATATTAAAGACACCCTGCGCGAAGTGCGCATGGCGTTGCTGGAAGCCGACGTTGCCTTGCCTGTGGTCAAGGATTTCGTCAATTCGGTCAAGGAGCGTGCGGTCGGCACTGAAGTGTCCCGCAGCCTGACGCCGGGCCAGGCCTTTGTGAAGGTCGTCCAGGCTGAACTCGAAAGCCTGATGGGCGCGGCCAACGAAGACCTGAACCTCAGCGCCGTACCGCCGGCCGTTGTGCTGATGGCCGGTTTGCAGGGGGCGGGCAAGACCACCACCGCTGGCAAGCTGGCGCGCTTCCTTAAAGAGCGCAAGAAAAAATCCGTGATGGTGGTCTCGGCCGACGTATACCGTCCGGCCGCGATCAAGCAGCTGGAAATGCTCGCCGGTGAAATCGGCGTGACCTTCTTCCCGTCCGATCTGAGCCAGAAGCCGGTCGATATCGCCAACGCGGCTATTAAAGAAGCCAGGCTCAAGTTTATCGACGTGGTGATCGTCGATACCGCCGGTCGCCTGCACATCGATGAAGAGATGATGGGCGAGATCAAGGCGTTGCATGCCGCGATCAACCCGGTAGAAACGCTGTTTGTGGTCGACGCCATGACCGGCCAGGATGCGGCCAACACCGCCAAGGCCTTTGGTGATGCGCTGCCGCTGACCGGCGTGATCCTGACCAAGGTCGATGGTGATGCCCGTGGTGGTGCCGCATTGTCGGTGCGCGCAATCACCGGCAAGCCGATCAAGTTCATCGGCATGGGCGAGAAGACCGAAGCGCTCGAACCGTTCCACCCCGAGCGTATCGCCTCGCGCATCCTCGGCATGGGCGACGTGCTCAGCCTGATCGAGCAGGCCGAGCAGACTCTCGACAAGGACAAGGCCGACAAACTGGCCAAGAAGCTGAAGAAGGGCAAGGGCTTCGACCTCGAAGACTTCCGTGACCAGTTGCAACAGATGAAGAACATGGGCGGCCTCGGCGGCCTGATGGACAAGCTGCCGAACATCGGCGGTGTGAACCTGGCGCAAATGGGCAACGCCCAGGGCGCGGCAGAGAAACAGTTCAAGCAGATGGAAGCCATCATCAACTCCATGACTCCGGCCGAGCGCCGCGACCCTGAGCTGATCAGCGGTTCGCGCAAGCGTCGGATCGCCATGGGTTCCGGCACCCAGGTGCAGGACATCGGTCGCTTGATCAAGCAGCACAAGCAGATGCAGAAAATGATGAAGAAATTCTCGGCCAAAGGCGGCATGGCCAAAATGATGCGCGGCATGGGCGGTATGATGCCCGGCCGTGGCATGCCGAAGATGTAA
- the rpsP gene encoding 30S ribosomal protein S16 produces MLTIRLALGGSKKRPFYHLTVTDSRNPRDGSHKEQVGFFNPVARGQEVRLSVNQERVAYWLSVGAQPSERVAKLLKDSAKAAA; encoded by the coding sequence ATGCTAACAATCCGTCTTGCCCTTGGCGGCTCCAAAAAGCGCCCGTTTTACCACTTGACCGTAACCGACAGCCGCAACCCGCGTGACGGTTCGCACAAGGAACAGGTTGGTTTCTTCAACCCTGTTGCTCGTGGTCAAGAAGTTCGTCTGTCCGTGAACCAAGAGCGCGTAGCCTACTGGCTGAGCGTTGGTGCACAGCCTTCCGAGCGTGTTGCCAAGTTGTTGAAGGACTCGGCTAAGGCCGCAGCCTGA
- the rimM gene encoding ribosome maturation factor RimM (Essential for efficient processing of 16S rRNA), protein MNATPAVADDLIVIGKIYSVHGVRGEVKVYSFTDPTENLLQYKTWTLKREGSVKQVELVSGRGSDKFLVAKLKGLDDREEARLLAGYEICVPRNLFPELTDGEYYWYQLEGLKVIDQLGQLLGKIDHLLETGANDVMVVKPCAGSLDDRERLLPYTEQCVLAVDLAAGEMKVEWDADF, encoded by the coding sequence ATGAACGCGACGCCAGCCGTTGCTGATGATTTGATCGTTATCGGCAAGATTTATTCTGTTCATGGCGTTCGCGGCGAAGTGAAGGTGTATTCCTTTACTGATCCGACTGAAAACCTGTTGCAGTACAAGACCTGGACGCTCAAGCGCGAAGGGAGTGTGAAACAGGTCGAGCTGGTCAGTGGACGCGGGAGCGACAAGTTCCTGGTCGCAAAGCTCAAGGGTCTCGATGATCGTGAAGAAGCTCGTCTTCTGGCTGGTTATGAGATCTGCGTGCCGCGCAATCTGTTCCCTGAATTGACCGACGGCGAGTACTACTGGTACCAGCTGGAAGGTCTGAAGGTCATTGATCAACTCGGGCAATTGCTCGGGAAAATCGATCATCTTCTGGAAACCGGCGCCAATGATGTAATGGTGGTCAAGCCTTGCGCTGGCAGCCTGGATGATCGCGAACGCCTGTTGCCCTATACCGAGCAATGCGTGTTGGCTGTCGACCTGGCAGCGGGCGAGATGAAGGTGGAATGGGATGCGGACTTCTAA
- the trmD gene encoding tRNA (guanosine(37)-N1)-methyltransferase TrmD has product MGCGLLSVANLRIEVISLFPEMFSAISEYGITSRAVKQGLLQLTCWNPRDYTTDRHHTVDDRPFGGGPGMVMKIKPLEDALVQAKAAAGEKAKVIYLSPQGRQLKQAAVRELANEASLILIAGRYEGIDERFIEAHVDEEWSIGDYVLSGGELPAMVLIDAVTRLLPGALGHADSAEEDSFTDGLLDCPHYTRPEVYADQRVPDVLLSGNHAHIRRWRLQQSLGRTYERRADLLESRSLSGEEKKLLEEYILGRDDS; this is encoded by the coding sequence ATGGGATGCGGACTTCTAAGCGTGGCTAATTTGCGCATTGAAGTGATCAGTTTGTTTCCCGAGATGTTTTCCGCCATCAGCGAGTACGGCATCACCAGTCGGGCGGTGAAACAGGGGCTGTTACAGCTCACCTGTTGGAACCCGCGAGACTACACGACGGATCGACATCACACTGTGGACGATCGCCCATTTGGCGGTGGCCCGGGCATGGTGATGAAGATCAAGCCCCTGGAAGACGCGTTGGTTCAGGCCAAGGCTGCAGCCGGGGAGAAGGCGAAGGTAATTTACCTGTCCCCTCAAGGCCGCCAGCTGAAACAGGCTGCGGTACGCGAACTGGCGAATGAGGCAAGCTTGATCCTGATTGCCGGTCGCTATGAAGGCATTGACGAGCGTTTTATTGAAGCTCATGTCGATGAAGAGTGGTCGATTGGGGACTATGTCCTGTCTGGCGGCGAGCTGCCGGCGATGGTCCTGATAGATGCGGTTACACGACTGCTGCCTGGAGCTTTAGGGCATGCGGACTCCGCGGAGGAAGATTCCTTCACGGATGGTTTGCTGGATTGCCCGCACTACACCCGACCGGAGGTGTATGCGGATCAGCGTGTTCCCGACGTATTGCTAAGTGGCAATCACGCACATATCCGGCGTTGGCGTTTACAGCAGTCCCTTGGTCGGACCTATGAACGACGCGCCGATCTTCTGGAAAGCCGCTCGCTTTCTGGAGAAGAGAAGAAGCTGCTCGAGGAATACATCCTCGGGCGGGACGATAGTTAA
- the rplS gene encoding 50S ribosomal protein L19 produces MTNKIILALEAEQMTKEIPTFAPGDTIVVQVKVKEGDRSRLQAFEGVVIAKRNRGVNSAFTVRKISNGVGVERTFQTYSPQIDSMAVKRRGDVRKAKLYYLRDLSGKAARIKEKLA; encoded by the coding sequence ATGACTAACAAAATCATCCTTGCACTCGAAGCAGAGCAGATGACCAAAGAGATCCCTACCTTTGCCCCGGGCGACACCATTGTCGTTCAGGTGAAAGTGAAGGAAGGCGACCGTTCGCGTCTGCAAGCGTTCGAGGGCGTAGTAATCGCCAAGCGTAACCGTGGTGTGAACAGTGCTTTCACTGTTCGTAAAATCTCCAACGGTGTTGGCGTAGAGCGTACTTTCCAGACCTACAGCCCGCAAATCGACAGCATGGCCGTTAAGCGTCGCGGTGACGTACGTAAAGCCAAGCTGTACTACCTGCGTGACCTGTCCGGTAAAGCCGCTCGCATCAAGGAAAAACTGGCTTAA
- a CDS encoding acyl-CoA thioesterase: protein MTTRLEEIQRRTDLSVTHVTKAVFPPTTNHHNTLFGGTALAWMDEVSFITATRFCRLPLVTVSTDRIDFNHAIPAGSIVELIGRVIKVGNTSLKVEVEVFVESMSADGREKAIQGVFSFVAIDADKRPVPVLPGFAD, encoded by the coding sequence ATGACCACCCGCCTCGAAGAAATCCAGCGCCGCACCGACCTGTCCGTGACCCATGTGACCAAGGCTGTATTCCCGCCGACCACCAACCACCACAACACGTTGTTTGGCGGCACCGCCCTGGCCTGGATGGATGAAGTGTCATTCATTACCGCCACACGTTTTTGCCGCTTGCCGCTGGTGACGGTTTCTACTGATCGTATCGACTTTAATCATGCGATTCCGGCGGGCTCAATCGTCGAGTTGATTGGCCGAGTGATCAAGGTCGGCAACACCAGCCTCAAGGTGGAGGTGGAAGTATTTGTCGAAAGCATGAGTGCCGACGGCCGCGAGAAGGCGATCCAGGGTGTGTTCAGTTTTGTCGCGATTGATGCCGATAAGCGACCGGTACCGGTACTGCCTGGATTTGCGGATTGA